The DNA segment GTTGAATCCTGAAACGCTTGAAATATCTCATCAGTCATTTATGTTTAAACACACCGCAAATTTCAGAATGAACGAGACATCTATCACTCGTTTAAAATCAGGCAGAATTCTTGCCATGATCAGACAGCAACCCTGCTATGAAGGTATCTTCAAATCTCACTCTGATGACGAAGGACTGACATGGAGCACGCCTGTTCCTGTAGGTCTATACGGAGAAGCCCCTGCGCTCCTGTTGCTACCGAATGGAAACGTTCTGATGATATACAGAGGAATGATCCGCAAAAACCGCCGATGCCGCGTTGCACTGTCCCTGTCCAAAGACGGGGGAGAAACTTGGAGTCATCCGCAAACCCTTGCATGGTACAAAGGCGGCAGATTTCACGGTGGATACGGAGACCTTGCTCTGAATTCAAAAGGACAAATTATTGCCGTATATTATATCTCAAGAAAACATGAAGCCCCTACAGTTGAGCGGATGATACTTGAGGTTAATCAATAAAAACAAAAATGAAGAACACCCCCTCCAATCACCCCATCTTCGTATCAGAAGTTTCAAGCAACCATGCCTGTGACATAAGCCGTTGTTTCGAATTTATAGAAACCTCCGCCCGCATAGGATGCGATGCTATAAAGTTTCAACTATTCAAAATTGATAAGCTTTTTGCTCCTGAGATTTTAGCAAAAAGCGAACAGCACAGAAACAGATCTGCGTGGGAACTTCCTGAACCTTTTATCCCTGCAATCGCAAAACGGTGCAAAGAAACAGGAATAGGCTTTTCATGCACCCCCTTTTATCTGGGCGCTGTCGAAATTTTAACTCCATATGTAGACTTCTTTAAAATTGCCTCATACGAACTGCTCTGGAATGACCTGCTTATTGCTTGCGCGCGGACAGGAAAACCCGTTGTCCTCTCAACAGGGATGGCTGATATGGATGAAATATCCACAGCAGTTTCCACCCTTCGCAACGCCGGCTGTAAAGATCTTACCCTGCTGCACTGCGTTTCCGGTTATCCGGCACCTGCGGAACAGGCAAATCTTTCGGCAATAAACACGCTGAGAAATGAATTCCATTGCAAAACAGGCTGGTCTGACCATACAGTAAGCGAAGGTGTTGTCCAACGCGCAGTGCATAAATACGGTGCTGAAATGATTGAATTTCACCTTGACCTGGATATGTCAGGGGCTGAATATTCTTCGGGGCATTGCTGGCTGCCTGATGATGCAGAGAGACTTATAAAAAATACACTGACAGGCTTTAAAGCAGACGGCGATGGAATAAAGATTCCTACCCCTGCGGAACAGCCGGACCGGGAATGGCGCGCGGACCCCGAAGACGGATTGCGACCGACAAAATCAATCAGAGAAAGCTGGAAAGCTTAAAATTAAATTGCAAGATCTGAATTAAGCGGTGGAAAAGGATATAGAAATGACAAGTATTGATAATAAAATAAAAAGCATCTCTGAGCTTTCTGAAATTGCGGCAGAGCTTAAAAGTCAGGGCAAAAAAATAGTTCTTTGCCACGGGGTATTCGACCTTCTCCATATAGGACATATCCGTTACCTAAGTCAGGCCAAAGAACATGGTGATATTCTCATCGTGAGCCTAACGCCTGATCACTATGTTGATAAAGGACCGGACCGTCCTGCTTTTACTGAAATATTGCGTGCAGAAGCGCTGGCTTCACTGGGTGAGACTGACTATGTAACCATCAATGAATGGCCTACAGCCGAAGAACTTTTGCGACTCATCCGTCCTGACGTTTATGCGAAAGGTGATGAATTCAAAGATGTTGATAGCGATCCTGCCGGGAAAATAGGTGGCGAGGCTGACGTTGTTAAAGAGATTGGTGCAAAACTTATATTTACTTCGGATATTGTTTTCAGTTCATCAAATCTGATTAATCGCTACCTGACTAAAAACAGCGAAGAACTTGACGAATATCTCAAAATGTTTCGGAATCGCTACGAGTTGAACGATCTTCTGACCATGCTTGATGATATGAACAATTTAAAGGTTCTGATCGTCGGCGATACTATTCTCGATGAATATCAGATTGCTTCAACTCTGGGTAAATCATCCAAAGATCCTATTCTTGCTCTCAAGTATCAATCCCATGAAATGTATGCAGGCGGCGCTCTGGCAGTTGCAAATCATGTGGCAAATTTCGCGGGAGAAGTTACCCTGCTGTCCATGCTTGGTGACACAGACCGTTACGAAGATTTTATCAGAGAAAAACTTAATCCCAAAGTCGTTCCTCACTTTTTCACACGCTCCAAAGCTCCTACCACTCTAAAGAGAAGATTTATTGATGCATATTCCCTGAGCAAGATCATGGAAATCTACATAATGAATGATGATCCATTAGCCAAAGATCTTGAGCAGGATATATGCAGCCAGCTTGAACAATTGTTAGACGGATATGACATTGTTATCGTCGCTGATTTCGGACATGGTTTCATAACTCCGGCGATGGTCAAACTGCTCTCTGAAAAAGCTCCGTATCTTGCCGTAAACACACAGGCAAACGCCGGGAACAGAGGTTTTAATACTATCGGTAAATTTCCCCGCTTAGATTTTTTCTCTCTGGCAGAGCATGAATTAAGACTTGAATCCCGTGATCAGATAAACGAACTGAGACCATTGCTGATAGAAGTCGGCGAGAAATTAAACGCAAAGCTGGCAATGGTAACTCAAGGCGGACGCGGCTGTTCCTTATGGAATCCTGCCAGTGAATTTGTCAGGATACCCTCTTTCAACTCTAATGTAGTAGACAGAGTCGGAGCAGGAGATGCACTGTTCTCCATATCCGCAATGGCAGGATGCATGGGACTTCATGAAGAGCTTGTAGGATTTTTCGGAAACATCGCAGGTTCTCTGGCTGTTCAGATTATGGGGAACGATAAATCCATAAGTAAGCAGGATATGCGAAAATATATTACAGCCACGCTAAAGTAGGTTTTTATGTCCAGCAAATATCAATTATTCGATCGCTCAAAACTGAGGGTTCTTCCCATTTCTGAAAGGAAAAGCCTCCTCGACACTTCAATAATAGCCATTCCAACGCCTTGTGAAAAAGTCCATCCATCGCTGGAAATAATCGCTGAAAGCTTAGCTACGGCACGCGATAACGGCAATTCCAGAATCCTCATGATCGGAGCTCATGTTCTGCGTTCAGGGATGCAGAAATACCTGTTCGATATAATGGAAAAAGGATTAATCAGCTGTATTGCTGTAAACGGAGCGTGTGCAATTCATGACTTTGAATATGCGCTGCACGGCAGCACCACCGAAAGTGTTGCAACTTATATATCAAACGGACAGTTCGGATTGTGGCAGGAAACAGGTATACTGAACGACATTATCAATGAAGCCGCTAAAAACGGACGAGGTTTCGGTGAGGCTGTTGGTGAATATATCGTAAAAAACAAACTGGACCATGCAGATATCAGCCTTTTTGCCAAAGCTTATGAACTGAATATTCCCATAACGGTTCATGTCGGCATAGGCTATGACATCGTCCATGAGCACCCGAATTGTAATGGTGCGGCAGTCGGACAGGCAAGTTATACTGATTTTCTGATTTTTGCAGCGGCTCTTGAATCCCTTGAAGGCGGTGTTGTTATGAATTTCGGAAGCGCAATTATGGCTCCTGAAATTTACCTCAAAGCCTTAGCAATGATTCGCAACGCAGCTACAGTTTCCGGCAAAGAAAAAGCCATTTGCCATTTTACAACCTTAGTATGCGATTTGCATGATTTACCTGAAAAGGTAAATATTGAAGCCCCCAAAACAAGTGCCGAATATTATTTCAGACCATGGAAGACTATGCTGATACGAACTGTTGCAGATGGCGGAAGGAGTTACTATGTCCGAGGATTTCATGCCGACACAATCCCGCAGCTCTGGACAGCAATCAAAAAACAATCACCCGCAGGACAAGACTTTGTGGAATAACCATACAGATTTATTACAGAACTGCCTGAACTCTCTGGAAGTGGAATGTAAACCGGAATTCAATACCACCTGTGATCAAGCCTTTGAATTTTGGAAGGAAAAGACTGTTAAACTTCGCAGCAATGGAAATATTATCTATCTTATCGGCAACGGCGCCAGTGCATCTATGGCAAGCCACATTTCTGCCGACCTTGCAAAAAATGCCCATGTACATACGCAAGTCTTTACCGATCTGGCGCTTATTACCGCCCTTGCCAATGACATTTCCTTTGATCAGGTTTTTGTCGAGCCTCTGAGACGAAGGCTGACTCCATCTGACATGCTTGTGGCTATCAGCAGTTCCGGCAACTCGCCCAATGTTGTTAATGCCTGCCGCTTTGCTTCTGAACTGGGAGCTGCGGTTGTAACTCTCACGGCCATGGCTCCGGCAAACAAGATGAGGCAGATCGGCGATCTCAACTTCTGGCTCCCCGCCGAAACATACGGCATGGCAGAGACAGGACACGCCTGCATCCTGCACTACTGGATGGATTCTGTTTCTGTTAATAATATCTGATAAAGGAAAATTTCATGAGCGATAAATATAAAATTGATTCACACAAACTGCATCTCCACCCTGCAAGAGTTGCAAAATGGCTCGCCGGAGAAAATATCGGCCCCATTTATATGGAAGTCAGTCCAAGCGGATGCTGCAACCATCGCTGCCGATTCTGCGGCTATGATTTCATGGAATATGTACCTAAATTTCTTGATTATGAAATCTACAAGAAGCGCATAAACACAATTGCTGACACAGGATTAAAAAGCATCGTGTTCTCGGGTGAAGGTGAACCGTTCATGAACAACAAATTCACCGACATATGTATTGCTACGACCGAAGCCGGAATAGATATAGGAATCGCCACCAACGGAGTTCTCATGACTCCTGATAAGCTGGAAAAGATAATTCACGGCTTGTCATGGGTAAAAGTCAGTTGCAATGGAATAACACCCGGAAGCTATCAGGAAGTACACAAGTCACCTGATGGAGACTTTCAAAAGGTTATGAACAACCTTAAAGAAGCCGTCGCCATCCGCAAAAGAACAGGCTCCGACTGTGTTTTAGGACTGCAAAGTTTGCTGCTACCTGAAAACGCATCCGAGATGACAAATCTGGCCGAAATGTGCCGGGACATAGGTTTAGATTACATTGTAATAAAACCCTACTCTCAACACCCTCAAGGAATTACAAAAGAATTTGAGGGACTTACTTACGAAGAATTTGTAGATCTTGGAAATGAACTCAGAGCACTGGAAACAGACTCATTCAAAGTGATATATCGCGAAAAGACCATGGACAGACTGCAAGAGCAGGACAAAGGATATGAACGCTGCCTTGCTCTCCCTTTCTGGTCTTACATGGATGTTGATTTAAATATCTGGGGATGCGGAATTTTCATAGGCGATAATAAATTTTTATACGGCAATCTCCGGGAGCATAATTTCAAAGAAATATGGGACGGCGATAAGCGTGCCCAGTCACTCAACTGGTGCAATGACAACCTTGATCCGCAAAAATGCAGAGTAAACTGCCGCATGGATAAAATGAACATATATCTGTGGGAATTGTGTCACCCCGGACCTCATGTAAACTTCATCTAGGCGGCCTATTGTGCTAATCGGATTTGATCTGGATAACACCATCATACGCTATGATAAGTCTCTGCATAAAATTGCACTTGAGCGTGGGCTTATTCAAAAAGACGTGCCGAGGCTCAAGCGTTCCATACGCGATGAAGTCAGGCGGCTGCATGGAGATGAAGAGTGGCAGAAGCTTCAAGTAGCAATATATGGAACTGAGATTGATAAGGCTGAGCTGATGCCCGGAGTATGGGATTGTCTTCTCACCTTAAAACAAGCCGGACACTCCTTTCAAATTGTCAGCCACAAAACCCGTTACCCCAACTACGGACAACTGAAAATTGACCTGCGAAAATGTGCTTTGAATTTTTTAACGGAAGCAAATTTTTTCTCAAGTGACACACTTTCAATGTCAGTAAATGACATATTTTTTCTTTCTACAAGAGAAGAGAAAGTAAGAAAAATAGCCGACCTTGATCACCATTATTTTATTGATGACCTTGAAGAAGTTTTCACTGAACCTCTTTTCCCTGACAGTGTTCATAAGATCCTTTTTTCTCGTGAAAAAAACGGACGCAAAATACCCGGCTGTTCTGTCTTTTCAACATTTGAAGAAATCAGTAATTTTATTTTAAAAAGGACAGCTAATGGGACAATCTGAAATTGAACAGCTTGTCCATAATTCTTTAAGGAAAAAAGTCCTTTCAACAAAAAGAATCTATGCCGGACGAAACAGCAAAGTATACAAAGTCCTTTGTGAGTCAGGAGAAACTTACGCCGTCAAATTCTACACCCAGCTTACAGCTGACGGGCTTAGCAGACTTGAACAGGAATGGGCTGCAATATCTTTTATGACACAAAGCGGGATTGAAAATATTCCAGCTCCGGTTGCCATTGATTCCTCTAAACAGGCCGCCATCTATACGTTTATAAATGGAACGCCTGTTGATAGAATAAAAGATAATGATATTCATGAAGTTTTGACATTTCTTAAGAAATTAAAAAAAAGTTCCGCTAACGAAAAGGCGCCAAATATATCTTCTGCAGCGGAAGCCTTTTTTTCTCCGGCGGAAGTTGTGGAGAATATTTACAAACGGCTTAATATTCTTACGGCACTCCCCGGCGAGGATGAACTTTTTCGTGAAATGCACCTTTTTCTGGAAAAAGATTTTTCAGAGGAACTAGAGAAAAGCACAACCTTTGCAAAAAGCCAGCTCGGAATTGAAACTTGGAACTCCCCTCTGCCCGAAGAATTAAGGACATTAAGTCCATCCGACTTAGGATTTCACAATGCGTTACGCACCAGTCATAACAACTTATATTTTGTAGATTTTGAATATTTCGGATGGGATGATCCTGTGAAAACAGCTTCTGATTTCCTGCTCCATCCTGCTATGAACTTAACGGAAACAGATATAAAAACATTTTATGACGGTATTAGTGAAATTTTTAGGAACGACAAAAACTTTGAAATTCGATTTAAATCACTTTTACCTCTTTTCCGTTTAAAGTGGAGCTTGATCCTGCTTAACGAATTTTCTAATAAAACATTGAAAAGACGAGCTTTCGCATCTGGAACACCGGACAATGTCCAAAGTTTGAGAAAAGCTCAACTTGAGAAAGCAAAACTTTTTTTAGCTAAAGATAAAAAGATACTTAATACTCTTTTTGAGACTTATTGAACCATTATTACATTTTATTTTTAATAATACAGGAGGTCGACTTTGGATCAGAGATCAAAGTTGCTCAGAAAAAAAATTGTAGATGTTTTGCATAGTGCAGGACGAGGTCATATCGGCCCGTCTCTTTCTTTAGTTGAGATAGTACGGGTTCTCTACGACTCAGTACTCAAATATAACTCTGCCTCCCCTGAACACAGCGACAGGGATCGCTTTATCCTCAGCAAAGGACACGGCTGTCTTGCTCTATATGTAATGCTGGAAGAAAAAGGCTTCATCACCGAGGATGAACTATTCAGCTTCTGCCGCTTTGACGGACTACTGGGCGGACATCCAACAGCGAAAATTCCCGGAATTGAGTTTGCCACCGGCAGTCTGGGGCATGGTCTATCCTTTGCCGTGGGAATAGCTTCTGCGCTAAAAATAGACGGATCAAGCAGCAAAGTTTTCACGGTTCTCGGCGACGGAGAATGCGGTGAAGGTTCTGTATGGGAAGCAGCAATGAGCGCAGGAAAACAAAAGCTCAGTTCTCTAACCGCCATTATTGATTACAACAAGCTGCAATCATATGGATGCACTGAACAAATTTCGGGATTGGAACCTTTTGCGGACAAATGGAAAAGCTTCGGCTTTGCGGTAAAAGAAGTAGACGGGCATAATGTTAAAGAACTTGAACAAACATTTACAGCACTTCCCTTTCAACAGGACAAACCTTCAGCCATAATTTGCCACACGGTGAAAGGTAAAGGAATTCCGTTTGCTGAAGGGAATCCTGCATGGCATCATAAAACAAAAATGTCTGCGGAAGAACATGAGCAGATGATTAAATGTATCGAGGATTATGATGCGTAAAGCTTGTCTGGAGCAGGTCTACGAGCTTGCAAAAAAAGATAAACGGGTTGTCTTTATCGGCTCTGACCTCGGGGCGGGAACTCTGTGTCATTTTCAAGAAGAAATGCCGGATCGCTTTTTTATGGAAGGCATAGCCGAAGGACACGCTGTCGGCATGGCAAGCGGCATGGCCCACGAAGGCAAAATTGTTTACATCAATACAATCCAGAGCTTTCTGACTCGCCGCTGCTATGAACAAATTGTTCTTGATGCCTGTCTGCACAACTTAAACGTAAGATTTATCGGAAACGGCGGCGGGCTGGTTTATGCCCCGCTAGGTCCGACTCATTGGGCCACCGAAGATCTGTCCATTTTAAGGGTCATCCCCAATCTGACTATCCTGTCTCCGGCTGACGCTGAGGAAATGGTAAGAATCATGCCTCACACACTCAGCCATCCGGGCCCCATTTTTATCAGACTCGGCAAAGGATATGACCCCATCGTTACCAAAGAGAAGTCATTTAAAGTAGGTAAAGCCTACAGCTACGGGGAAGGTAAAGATGTACTGCTTGTCGGGTGCGGAGTGACGTTGGGAGTGATGCAAAAGGCAGGAGAAATGCTAGCAAAAGAAGGCATTGAAGCCTCAATTCTTCACACGCCCACAGTTAAACCTCTTGATGCTGAAATGATTATTTCCAAAGCCCGCAACACTTCATGTGTCATCAGTGTAGAAGAAAATACAATACTCGGCGGACTAGGCGGTGCTGTTGCTGAAATTCTTGCGGAAGCATGCCTTGATAAACCTCTAAGGTTTAAACGTATCGGGTTGCCGGACACTTTTTCTGCTCATTATGGTTCGCAGCTTGAACATTTTGCTCACATAGGAATCACTGCGGAAAATATTTTATGCGAAGCGCAAAAACTGCTCCGAAAATAACATCGGCATAACTAAAAAGAATCCACAATGAAGAACAAAAACAAACAGGCAGATAAGCAGATCAGATTGTCTCCGCACATGGCCTACAATCTGAAAAAAGATCCCAAAAGACTTGCTTTTGTGCTGGCTCGCTATGCCTTTGCCGCCCAAATGACAGATAATTGCGAAAGCATTCTTGAACTGGGTTGCAGTGAAGGGGTCGGCGCACCGATGCTTCATAAAGGGACAAAAAAATATTTAGGGTTGGATCTCGATGCACCTGCAATTGAAGCCGCTGAAAAGAACTTTTCAACTGATAATGTACGCTTTGAAAACACAAATTTTTTAGGCCTTCAAGAAAGCATTTTCGATGCCGTCGTCAGTCTGGATGTAATAGAGCACATTCTCCACGGCAAAGATGAAGACGCATTCTTTAAAACCATCAGTGATAACATCCATGCTGACGGTGTATGCGTGATAGGCACTCCCAATGAAACGAGCACTCCTTACGCATCCCCTGAAAGTCAAAAGGGACACGTTAATATGTTTGATGCCAACCGGCTCAAATCAACAGTTGAAAAACATTTCAAAACAGTGCTCATTTTTTCAATGAATGATGAAGTTGTCCACACAGGCTACTACCCTATGTCCCATTATCTTTTTGCTGTGGGTTGTAACAAGATAGAGCAAGGATGAATATGACTGATCAAAAAGCAAACAATCCGGAAGAAAGCTGGAAAGAAATGATTGAGGAATTCGGGGATGATCACTCCCCTCTCGGTCCTAAGCTTTCCAAAGCTTTTACTGAGGATTCATATTCTCTTATGTGGCATATTTCATGGTTCAAATTTGCAGGCAAAATGATTGGCGAGAAAGGTAAAACGCTTGTCTTTGATCCACTTGAAGGACTTGGAGCATGGACTGTTGCCTGCGAAACTAAAGATGTTATCGCGGTCCTTCCCGTCATTGATTCATACGAAAAAATACGGGCTGATTGGCCTTCCGAAAATATTATTTTTGAAAAAAATGCGGAGATACTGCTTTCCGCTGACAAACTTTTCGCCGGAGTGGTCTGCTTTGACATTACCGAACACAAAAGCAGGACAGAATGGGATTCGTTTTTTGAGGACGGTTCCCGTATTGTTGTTGACGGAGGAATAGTGATAGCAGGAGGAAGAGGCGACGGACTTGCACAAATTTTGAAAGAAACTGCTTCTGCAAATTTTAAACATGTATTCATGTTCGGGCAGGGACAGTCTCATCCTTGCATATCTCCCGCCGATGCAGTGATTGTTTTGGCCTGTTAATTACAAAAGATAGGATACGCATGGGCAAACTGCTAAATTTAATTACTCCGGTTCACACCGGCACACACCGCGAATATCTGCCGCGTATGGTGGACGATAAAGTCGGTTGCATGCTCAAAGCCAAAGAGTATGAACTTGACTACTGGGACGGCAGCCGTCGTTTCGGATACGGTGGTTACAGTTATATGGAGGGACGCTGGACTCCAATGGCTCAGGGGCTAATTGATACTTATTCGCTCAAAAAAGGAGCGAAAATTTTAGACGTGGGATGCGGCAAAGCCTTCCTGCTCTATGAATTACATAAGCTGGGCATGGATGTGCACGGTTTTGATATTTCACAACATGGACTAAGCGGAGCTCCAGAAGCAATCAGGAACAGACTTTTCACTCATAGAGCTGAATCTGCCTATCCATTTAAAGACAATAATTTTGATCTGGTTATTTCAATAAATTCATTACATAATCTTCAAATTTTTGATCTTAAAAAAGCACTCAAAGAAATGGAGAGAGTTGGAAAGAATAAGTATGTATGCGTTGAAAGTTACAGAAATGAACAGGAACTATTCAATCTCCAATGCTGGGCTCTGACCTGTGAATCTTTTTTCGACAAACAGGAATGGGAATGGCTTTTTAAAGAATTTAATTACGCAGGCGATTACGAATTCATATATTTTGAATAATTTTTATATAAGGATATTTCATGCAGCTCTACACGAACCTCAAGATATTTCACTATCAGGACAAGCTGGATTCTCTCCCCCGCGAAGCTGAAGAATCAACAGCCCCTATCCACATACGCATTAAACCGACCAACACCTGTAATCACAACTGTTCCTACTGCGCCTATAGGGCTTCTGACATGCAGCTTGGAAAAGATATGGTTATCAAGGATAAGATACCTGCGGAAAAAATGGCTGAAATCGTAGAAGACATCATTGAAATGGGAGTTAAAGCTGTAACATTCAGCGGTGGCGGAGAGCCTTTTTGCTACCCTCACCTTGCCGAGACCGCACTAGCTCTTGCGGACGGAAACGTCAGTATTGCGGCTCTGACCAATGGCAGCCTGCTGACAGGTGAACCTGCCGAGATATTTGCACATAAAGGAACATGGATACGGATTTCCATGGACGGCTGGGATGGCCCCAGTTATGCAAAATATAGAAGTGTACCTGAGGATGAATTCAATAAGGTTTTGAAAAATATCGAAAATTTCAAAGCGCTAAAAGGCAAATGCTTTCTCGGTGCCAATTTCATCATTAACAAAGACAATGCTGATCATGTTTTTGAAATGGGACAAAGATTGAAAGATCTAGGCGTCGACAGTTTAAAATTTTCGCCTTGCATCGTAAGCAATTCCGGCAAAGAAAATAATGATTACCATGATCCTATTTTTGATAAAATTAAAGAGCAGACTCAACGGGTGGTTGCAGATCTTTCAGATGCAAACTTTGAGATTTTCGACTCGTACCATCGGTCAGAAGTCTTTTTTAATAAAGAATACAATTGGTGTCCTTACCAGCAAATGCAACCAATCATTGCCGCCGACCAAAGAATATATTCCTGCCACGACAAAGCATATAATTTAGATAGCGGAGTTCTTGGATCGATTAAGGATCAACGCTTTAAAGAGTTTTGGTTTAATGATCGAGAAAAGTTTTTCAGCATAGACCCCAGCCGGGACTGCAACCATCATTGTGTTGCAAACAGCAAAAACATGCTGATTCATGAATACCTGGAAGCCGCTCCTGATCATCTGGCTTTTGTATAATTAAAGAGCGGAGTTTTGATGAAAATTCTTGTTATCGGAGATGGAACTCTCGGGAAAAGTCTGGCAAAAGAGTCGGTAAAACGGGGCCACTCCGTTTTCACAACTTCACGTAAAGATTCAAGCTGCCTTTCTCTCGACCTGTCTCGCGAAGTGGATGTAACCACTCTCCCGGAAACAGAATGGGCCATTATTGCTGCGGCAGTATCCGGCTTTGAGTCATGCGAAAAAGATCAAAAAGCTTACACTGTAAACGTTACAAACACCATTAATCTCACCCATGATTTGATGCAACGAGGAACAAAAATTCTTTTTCCGTCAAGTACTGCTGTTTTCAACGGAGAAGAACCTTTTTATACCCCAACTGCGCATCCTTCCCCGCAAACTGAATATGGACGGCAAAAGGCTGAAGTAGAACGATTCTTGAATAAAAATAGCGGCAAAGCTTTGGTTGTAAGGTACACAAAAATCCTGACTACCGAATCTGGAATACTTTATAACTGGCTAAACTCGTTTCAAAAACAAGAAGAAATTACGGCCTTCACCGATTTATCTCTTGCTCCGGTCCTGATCGGAGACGCGGCTTTTGCGACATGTAGACTTATGGAAGAAAATAAAACAGGTGTTTATCACTGCTCGTCATCTGAAGAAATCAGCTATTACGATTTGGCGCAAAGGCTTTGCAAACACTATGGCTTTGATAAAAGACTCATTAAAGAAGCCACGTGTAAAAGCAATAAGAACATGTATTGTCCTCCTTTTTCTTCTTTGAATGCGACAGAAACAGAAAATATTATCAACTGGAAATTCCCCAAAACCCCGAAACTGATTCAAAAATTATTACCACCTAAAAACTCAAAGGCGAAGCTGTGAGACATTGTTTAATATGCGGAAACTCTGAACTGCATATATTCGAAAACCTTATTCCTTTTCACGGAATAACATCCGATTGCAAACCATGGCCGAGAGCCGGACAATTTATGGTGTGCAATTCATGCGGACACCCTCAAAAAGATATTTCTGAGCAATGGCTGGCTGACATAAATGAAATATATTCCAAATATGAAATGTACCCGTTAAGTGAGGGGAGTGAACCTCTCCTGTTTTCCGACACCGGCACTCCCACCCCCAGAAGCAGAGTTCTACTGGAAAATTTTCTCTCAACGTTTCCTTTAAACCAATCAGGAAAACTACTCGATATAGGGTGTGGCAACGGATCTTTATTAAAACAATTTCATAAATTAAAACCGCATTGGAACCTTTACGGACATGAGCAATCCGGCAGACAGGAAGACATACTTTCCTTGGATGGAGTAGAAGGATATTACTCCGGTGAGCTGGATAGCATTTCAAATCAATTTAATGTGATTATAATGACTTATGTAATTGAACATCTTATCAACCCAATTGAAATTTTAAAAAAGATACAACATCTGCTGCTTCCGGGCGGACTCTTTGTGGTGCAAACCTCATATTTTAATGACAACCCTTTTGACTTGATGGTTTGCGATCACTGTTCCCACTTTACGCCTGAAACTCTTGCTGTTGCAGCCCAAAAATCAGGTTTCTCCATAAAGCATGTAACTGATCAATGGATAGCAAAAGAAATAGGTTTCGTTGCTCAAGCAGGAACAGACAAAGAAATATCAATTGATGCAGATAAAACTAAAACGAATCTGGACAACGGTCTGCTATGGCTGCAAAAACTTGCGGAAGATTCAAAACACAAAGCCAATGATAAGGTCGTGGGCATATTCGGAACAGCGGTAGCAGGAACATGGCTTGCCGCGTCTCTTGAGGGAAAG comes from the Maridesulfovibrio ferrireducens genome and includes:
- a CDS encoding radical SAM protein, whose protein sequence is MQLYTNLKIFHYQDKLDSLPREAEESTAPIHIRIKPTNTCNHNCSYCAYRASDMQLGKDMVIKDKIPAEKMAEIVEDIIEMGVKAVTFSGGGEPFCYPHLAETALALADGNVSIAALTNGSLLTGEPAEIFAHKGTWIRISMDGWDGPSYAKYRSVPEDEFNKVLKNIENFKALKGKCFLGANFIINKDNADHVFEMGQRLKDLGVDSLKFSPCIVSNSGKENNDYHDPIFDKIKEQTQRVVADLSDANFEIFDSYHRSEVFFNKEYNWCPYQQMQPIIAADQRIYSCHDKAYNLDSGVLGSIKDQRFKEFWFNDREKFFSIDPSRDCNHHCVANSKNMLIHEYLEAAPDHLAFV
- a CDS encoding class I SAM-dependent methyltransferase, translated to MRHCLICGNSELHIFENLIPFHGITSDCKPWPRAGQFMVCNSCGHPQKDISEQWLADINEIYSKYEMYPLSEGSEPLLFSDTGTPTPRSRVLLENFLSTFPLNQSGKLLDIGCGNGSLLKQFHKLKPHWNLYGHEQSGRQEDILSLDGVEGYYSGELDSISNQFNVIIMTYVIEHLINPIEILKKIQHLLLPGGLFVVQTSYFNDNPFDLMVCDHCSHFTPETLAVAAQKSGFSIKHVTDQWIAKEIGFVAQAGTDKEISIDADKTKTNLDNGLLWLQKLAEDSKHKANDKVVGIFGTAVAGTWLAASLEGKAAFFVDENPTQHGKFHMKIPIISPEKVPAGAAVIMGFLPNLACKIAARLSIQYPEIEFIIPNS
- a CDS encoding SDR family oxidoreductase yields the protein MKILVIGDGTLGKSLAKESVKRGHSVFTTSRKDSSCLSLDLSREVDVTTLPETEWAIIAAAVSGFESCEKDQKAYTVNVTNTINLTHDLMQRGTKILFPSSTAVFNGEEPFYTPTAHPSPQTEYGRQKAEVERFLNKNSGKALVVRYTKILTTESGILYNWLNSFQKQEEITAFTDLSLAPVLIGDAAFATCRLMEENKTGVYHCSSSEEISYYDLAQRLCKHYGFDKRLIKEATCKSNKNMYCPPFSSLNATETENIINWKFPKTPKLIQKLLPPKNSKAKL
- a CDS encoding class I SAM-dependent methyltransferase codes for the protein MKNKNKQADKQIRLSPHMAYNLKKDPKRLAFVLARYAFAAQMTDNCESILELGCSEGVGAPMLHKGTKKYLGLDLDAPAIEAAEKNFSTDNVRFENTNFLGLQESIFDAVVSLDVIEHILHGKDEDAFFKTISDNIHADGVCVIGTPNETSTPYASPESQKGHVNMFDANRLKSTVEKHFKTVLIFSMNDEVVHTGYYPMSHYLFAVGCNKIEQG
- a CDS encoding transketolase family protein, with the protein product MMRKACLEQVYELAKKDKRVVFIGSDLGAGTLCHFQEEMPDRFFMEGIAEGHAVGMASGMAHEGKIVYINTIQSFLTRRCYEQIVLDACLHNLNVRFIGNGGGLVYAPLGPTHWATEDLSILRVIPNLTILSPADAEEMVRIMPHTLSHPGPIFIRLGKGYDPIVTKEKSFKVGKAYSYGEGKDVLLVGCGVTLGVMQKAGEMLAKEGIEASILHTPTVKPLDAEMIISKARNTSCVISVEENTILGGLGGAVAEILAEACLDKPLRFKRIGLPDTFSAHYGSQLEHFAHIGITAENILCEAQKLLRK
- a CDS encoding class I SAM-dependent methyltransferase, producing the protein MGKLLNLITPVHTGTHREYLPRMVDDKVGCMLKAKEYELDYWDGSRRFGYGGYSYMEGRWTPMAQGLIDTYSLKKGAKILDVGCGKAFLLYELHKLGMDVHGFDISQHGLSGAPEAIRNRLFTHRAESAYPFKDNNFDLVISINSLHNLQIFDLKKALKEMERVGKNKYVCVESYRNEQELFNLQCWALTCESFFDKQEWEWLFKEFNYAGDYEFIYFE